The sequence CGAGACCCTGCGAGAGCAGTTTCACCGGCGCGAACCCCGCCGCGAATACCTGGCCTGGGTCGCCGGTCATCCCGACCCGCCCTTCGCCCGCCTCGAGTGCTCCCTGGCGGAAGACCCCCACACCCACCGGGTGGAAGTCACCCCCTCACCCACCTTGGGCAGGCAGGCCGTGCTGGACTACGCGGTGCAGGCCACCAGCGACAGCCCCGATGGGCCGGCCGCCCGTGTGCTGGTCCACCTGGTCACGGGCCGCCGCAACCAGGTCCGGGCTCTCTTCTCTCACTTCGGCTGGCCCCTGTTGGGCGACGGCTGGTACGGCGGGCCGAAACAGGCCATCACCCGCACGGCCCTCCACGCCTGGCGGCTCGAAATCGTGCACCCGGAAACCCGGCAGAAGGAGCTCTTCACCGCCCCGCTGCCCGACGACCTCACCCGCCTCGATCGCCGCCTGCGCCTGCGCC is a genomic window of Acidobacteriota bacterium containing:
- a CDS encoding RluA family pseudouridine synthase, which produces MKHTVPEANSATLTALVRTWAEVSNRKARELIEAGGVRIGGRVCRDPVSRPQGGAVVEIADAAPAGPRPRRAITGPGFRVLHQDRSLLVVDKAPGVVVVPTGKEDPDDLPLVARVAAALKLAGHRGDPLWVIHRIDRSTSGLVLMARNEKAAETLREQFHRREPRREYLAWVAGHPDPPFARLECSLAEDPHTHRVEVTPSPTLGRQAVLDYAVQATSDSPDGPAARVLVHLVTGRRNQVRALFSHFGWPLLGDGWYGGPKQAITRTALHAWRLEIVHPETRQKELFTAPLPDDLTRLDRRLRLRQG